Genomic DNA from Sphingobium sp. V4:
GCGTGGAACGGGGGTCTCGATCGCGCCCTTGAAGCGCTTCGCGGCGAAAGCTGGGGACCGGGTAACAGGGGGGAAATCCCGGTTTTGTCTCTCGCCGTGGGTTTCTGATTAGCGCCCCGGATATGAGCGGCAGATGAACGGACAGCAAAGTTTTTCGGTCCGTCCCGTCGTTTGCTCGTTCAGCCGCCGGCCGAGCGACCGCGGGGGCGCGGATCGGTCCAGCGGAATGCGGAATCGGCGACGGGCGCACCGTAACGCTGATTGGTGAGGCGCACCGCCGTGCGGTTATTCTGCGAATCGAGCGCCACCCAGCCATAGAGCTGCAAGCCCGCCGGGCTGGCGGCGTCCCGCTTGAAGATCATCGTGATCGTCCCGAACTCCGGCCGCTTGGCGTCGCGCGCCTGCACGCTCAGGATCGACGGATCGCCGGTAGGCACGACCTTGCCGAACTTCGACAGATCCTTGCTGGGATCGAGCAGGGCGCCCAGCGGCGAGTTGCCGATCGGCCAGCGTTGCACCTGCCGCACCTCATAATCGATCATCGTCAGCGCCTTGCCGTCGCCCACGATCAGCAGCGGCACGCCCTTCTGATATTGGAAGCGGATCTTGCCCGGCTGCTTCAGGGTCAGCTGACCGGTCAGCGTCTGGCCGTTGCGGTCGGTCTGGCTGAAATCGGCCGTCAAGGTCGTGACCGCGCGAATATAGGCGTTGACCTGGCCAAGGTCGGATCGACCCTGCTGCGCCGCGACGGGCAGCGCCGGTACGACCAGCGGCGCGGCGGCAAGGGCAAGCGCGAGGGGCGC
This window encodes:
- a CDS encoding outer membrane lipoprotein carrier protein LolA; amino-acid sequence: MKRIIAPLALALAAAPLVVPALPVAAQQGRSDLGQVNAYIRAVTTLTADFSQTDRNGQTLTGQLTLKQPGKIRFQYQKGVPLLIVGDGKALTMIDYEVRQVQRWPIGNSPLGALLDPSKDLSKFGKVVPTGDPSILSVQARDAKRPEFGTITMIFKRDAASPAGLQLYGWVALDSQNNRTAVRLTNQRYGAPVADSAFRWTDPRPRGRSAGG